CAGTTCCGGGCGGGTATAAAAGCTTAGTTACCAAGTACAAAGGAAAAAAATATGTTTAGCAACTCTTCCCTCAGTCAAACCGCGACAACTATTGTTGTTATTGATTCTTCTGTTTCCGACTATCACACCCTCCAAGCAGGAGTTGTAGAGGGTGTAGAAACGGTGATTCTTTCCCCAAATCAAGACGGGATTGAGCAAATTAGCCAAATTTTACAACAACATCCCCACATAACCACTATTCACATCCTTTCCCACGGTGCGCCGGGATGCTTGTATTTAGGAAATAGTCAATTAAACTTAACCAATATTCACAATTACACCCAACAGTTACAACAATGGCAACGTCAGAATATTTTACTATATGGTTGTAACGTCGCTGCTGGGGACGCTGGGGAAGAATTTATTCACAAATTACATCAAATTACCAACGCCACCATTAGCGCCTCCACCACAAAAACCGGCAATGCAGCATTAGGGGGAAATTGGCAGTTAGAGGTGAACATTCCCGTTACAGAGACATTCCATGGAACATCTCTACATTTGTCAGATATTGTTGCACACACCCTCACCAGCTACCAGGGAGTATTTGCACCCACATTAGTGGGCAATTATGATACATCTGGCTATGCTATAAGTGTGCAAGTTGTCGGTAACTATGCTTATATAGCTGATAGAGATTCAGGACTACAAATCATTGATATTAGCAACCCCACTACCCCCACCCTCAAGGGCAATTATGTTACATCTGGCTTGGCTTGGGAAGTGCAAGTAGTCGGTAACTATGCTTATGTAGCTTATGATACTTCAGGACTACAAATCATTGATATTAGCAACCCCACTACCCCCACCCTCAAGGGCAATTATAATATACCTAGCTATGCTTATGGTGTGCAAGTAGTCGGTAACTATGCTTATGTAGCTGATTATTTTTCAGGACTACAAATCATTGATATTAGCAACCCCACTACCCCCACCCTCAAGGGCAATTATAATACTTCTGGTGCTGCTGTAGGTGTGCAAGTAGTCGGTAACTATGCTTATGTTGCTGATGGTGAGTCAGGACTACAAATCATAGACATTAGCAACCCCACTACCCCAACCATCAAGGGCAATTATGATACATCTGGCTTTGCTCATGGTGTGCAAGTAGTCGGTAACTACGCTTATGTAGCTGATTATTATTCAGGACTACAAATCATTGATATTAGCAATCCCACTACCCCCACACTCAAGGGCAATTATGATACATCTAGCTTTGCTAGAAGTGTGCAAGTAGTCGGTAACTATGCTTATGTTGCTGGTGCTTGGGAAGGACTACAAATCATTGATATTAGCAACCCCACTACCCCCACACTCAAGGGCAATTATAATACATCTGGCTTTGCTACAAGTGTTCAAGTAGTCGGTAACTACGCTTATGTAGCTGATGATTATTCAGGACTACAAATCATAGACGTGAGTGAGTTTACTAACAAAGCACCCACCAACCTCACACTCTCCACCAGCACAATTGCGGAAAACCAAATTATTGGTACAGTAGTTGGTAATCTCACCACCACAGACCCAGATACAGGAGACACCTTTACCTATAGTTTAGTCACCGGGGACGGTGCAACGGATAATAGTTTATTCACTATTACCAATAATCAACTTAAAACCAACTTTGTATTTGACTTTGAAGCCAAAAACAGTTATGGCATTAGAGTCAAAACCACAGACCAGGGTGGGTTATCCTTCGAGAAACAATTAACCATTGGAGTAACGGACCTTAACGATAACGACAACTTCACCACCACAGCCCAACAAGATATCATAGATGCTGACTATGGAGAGGACACCATTACCAGCACATGGGCCAATTTACAACAAAACGACACCATCAAAGGTGGTAATGGCACAGATACCTTAATTATCAGCGGAGGGACAGTTAATGATATTATCTCCATAGATACCAGTAACACCACCAATCAATTAGATATTCCAGGGACAACAGTATTCGGATTTGAACGCTTTGATTTAAGTGGCTTTACAGGTACTATCAGCTTTAACGGTACTACTGGTAATGATTGGATTAAAGCAGGTACAGGAAACGATGATTTAGGTGGTGGAGATGGTAATGACACTCTGAACGGGGGAACAGGTGCAGATTTATTAGGTGGTGGTAGTGGTAATGACAGTTATGTGGTAGATAATGTAGGAGATGTCATTATTGAATTTTTAAATCAAGGTATTGATACCGTTGAATCTTCTATCACCTGGACATTAAAAAACCACTTAGAAAACCTGACTTTAACCGGAACAACCGCTATTAATGGTACAGGTAATAATCTGAATAATATCATTACAGGTAACACTGGTAATAACGTTCTTAATGGTGGTGCTGGTGCTGATACTATGATTGGTGGCGCTGGTAACGATTCCTATTATGTGGACAATACAGCAGATAGCATTACAGAAAATCTGAATGAAGGAACTGATATCGTTTTCAGCACTGTAACTTACACCCTCACCACCAACGTAGAAAACCTGACTTTACAAGGAACAACTGCGATTAACGGTACAGGTAATGACCTCAATAACAGCATTACAGGTAATACAGCAGCTAACATTCTCACAGGTGGTTTAGGAAATGATACCCTCACTGGTGGTGCGGGTGCTGATACTATGATTGGTGGCGCTGGTAATGATTCCTAT
The window above is part of the Dolichospermum sp. DET69 genome. Proteins encoded here:
- a CDS encoding DUF4347 domain-containing protein, with product MFSNSSLSQTATTIVVIDSSVSDYHTLQAGVVEGVETVILSPNQDGIEQISQILQQHPHITTIHILSHGAPGCLYLGNSQLNLTNIHNYTQQLQQWQRQNILLYGCNVAAGDAGEEFIHKLHQITNATISASTTKTGNAALGGNWQLEVNIPVTETFHGTSLHLSDIVAHTLTSYQGVFAPTLVGNYDTSGYAISVQVVGNYAYIADRDSGLQIIDISNPTTPTLKGNYVTSGLAWEVQVVGNYAYVAYDTSGLQIIDISNPTTPTLKGNYNIPSYAYGVQVVGNYAYVADYFSGLQIIDISNPTTPTLKGNYNTSGAAVGVQVVGNYAYVADGESGLQIIDISNPTTPTIKGNYDTSGFAHGVQVVGNYAYVADYYSGLQIIDISNPTTPTLKGNYDTSSFARSVQVVGNYAYVAGAWEGLQIIDISNPTTPTLKGNYNTSGFATSVQVVGNYAYVADDYSGLQIIDVSEFTNKAPTNLTLSTSTIAENQIIGTVVGNLTTTDPDTGDTFTYSLVTGDGATDNSLFTITNNQLKTNFVFDFEAKNSYGIRVKTTDQGGLSFEKQLTIGVTDLNDNDNFTTTAQQDIIDADYGEDTITSTWANLQQNDTIKGGNGTDTLIISGGTVNDIISIDTSNTTNQLDIPGTTVFGFERFDLSGFTGTISFNGTTGNDWIKAGTGNDDLGGGDGNDTLNGGTGADLLGGGSGNDSYVVDNVGDVIIEFLNQGIDTVESSITWTLKNHLENLTLTGTTAINGTGNNLNNIITGNTGNNVLNGGAGADTMIGGAGNDSYYVDNTADSITENLNEGTDIVFSTVTYTLTTNVENLTLQGTTAINGTGNDLNNSITGNTAANILTGGLGNDTLTGGAGADTMIGGAGNDSYYVDNTADTITENLNEGTDIVFSSVTYTLTTDVENLTLQGTTAINGTGNTLNNSITGNTADNVLTGGLGNDTLTGNAGSDTLIGGFGNDSLYLGLNDNVVDNVNYVLGDATDTVYQFVRGVGGDKLNFTGIASFDVITSGTSTLVRVGDGIGGNTGFGTGQLLVTLSGTSGFTSTNANLNLFGGNFLFN